Proteins from a single region of Bacteroidales bacterium:
- a CDS encoding iron-containing alcohol dehydrogenase — translation MENFVWENLTKLYFGKDAHQNLKKILPQYGKKYLLLRGKSSVEKNGILEKILIELQESSCEWIDYSGIKSNPSINEVRQAIKIGRKEKVDAILAVGGGSVIDSAKAVAAAFEYEGDPWDLFTGKYVPVRALPIIVVLTLAATGSEMNCFSVVQNEEEGIKTSFKNSAVYPKVSILNPEFTFSVPRNYTAYGLSDIVAHALEAWFGVGDSPLMDKLIIDIIQEIQTIGPDLLENLHNYELRARAMFTATIALNQLTLLGRKYGDWGVHSIGHVFSLLYDLPHGATLSLVYPAWLNWVYNKDPERVQQLSNNLFNVQSKKGIIEYFKSLFRCIESPVTFEEANISHQYDREKVLSALHKSRAGGYRYPMQSDDYYFILDEIEKAK, via the coding sequence ATGGAAAATTTTGTCTGGGAAAACCTTACAAAATTATATTTTGGGAAAGATGCCCATCAAAACTTAAAAAAAATCTTGCCTCAATATGGAAAAAAATATTTGCTTCTTCGTGGGAAAAGTTCTGTGGAAAAAAATGGCATCCTGGAAAAAATTCTCATCGAACTTCAAGAAAGCTCATGCGAATGGATAGATTATTCGGGAATTAAGTCAAATCCTAGCATTAATGAAGTCCGCCAAGCCATAAAAATAGGAAGAAAAGAAAAGGTAGATGCTATTCTTGCAGTAGGGGGCGGTAGTGTTATAGATAGTGCTAAAGCTGTAGCTGCAGCTTTTGAATATGAAGGGGATCCTTGGGATCTTTTTACCGGAAAATATGTTCCCGTTCGGGCCTTACCCATCATTGTCGTTCTTACACTTGCTGCAACGGGAAGTGAAATGAATTGCTTCAGTGTTGTTCAGAATGAAGAAGAAGGTATTAAAACTTCATTTAAAAACTCTGCAGTTTATCCAAAAGTAAGTATACTCAATCCGGAATTTACTTTCTCCGTTCCCAGAAACTACACGGCTTATGGTTTATCAGATATAGTTGCTCACGCATTAGAAGCTTGGTTTGGCGTTGGAGATTCACCTTTAATGGACAAGTTGATTATTGACATTATCCAAGAAATCCAAACCATAGGTCCTGATTTGCTAGAAAACTTGCATAATTATGAACTAAGAGCAAGAGCAATGTTTACAGCCACCATAGCACTTAACCAACTTACTTTACTTGGTAGAAAATACGGTGATTGGGGCGTTCATAGCATAGGCCATGTTTTTTCATTACTTTACGATTTACCTCATGGTGCAACACTTTCATTGGTTTATCCTGCTTGGTTGAATTGGGTTTACAACAAAGATCCAGAACGTGTCCAGCAATTGAGTAATAATCTATTTAACGTCCAAAGCAAAAAAGGTATTATAGAATATTTTAAATCATTATTTCGTTGTATTGAATCACCTGTGACTTTTGAAGAAGCTAATATTTCTCATCAATATGACCGAGAAAAAGTCTTGAGTGCCCTTCACAAATCTCGAGCTGGTGGTTACCGATACCCTATGCAATCGGATGATTATTATTTTATTCTCGATGAAATCGAAAAAGCAAAGTAA
- the ruvB gene encoding Holliday junction branch migration DNA helicase RuvB: MNRIFSADASKLSASEREFEKLIRPSSFEEFLGQRQVVENLIIFVQAAKQRGEPLDHTLLHGPPGLGKTTLSHILAREMGTNIKITSGPVIEKPGDLAGLLTSLEPCDILFIDEIHRLHPVVEEYLYAAMEDFRIDILIDSGPNARSVQIKLNPFTLVGATTRSGLLTAPLRSRFQIQARLDYYDAETLKKIIIRAANIIQVPIDENAAFEIARRSRGTPRIANALLRRVRDFAQIKGTGIITLPITEMALQALNIDPNGLDEMDVRILSTIVEKFNGGPVGLNSIAVAVAEDPGTIEEVYEPYLIQQGFIHRTPKGREATNKAFALFGRKKQNVQPGLFD; this comes from the coding sequence ATGAATCGCATTTTCTCAGCTGATGCTTCAAAACTAAGTGCTTCTGAAAGAGAATTTGAAAAGCTTATTCGTCCCTCCTCATTTGAAGAATTTTTAGGGCAAAGACAGGTGGTCGAAAATCTGATCATTTTCGTACAGGCTGCCAAGCAAAGAGGTGAACCATTGGATCACACACTTTTACACGGTCCTCCTGGTCTTGGGAAAACCACTCTAAGTCATATTTTGGCTCGTGAAATGGGGACTAACATTAAAATTACAAGTGGACCCGTCATTGAAAAGCCAGGTGATTTAGCTGGTTTGCTTACTTCACTTGAACCTTGCGACATTTTATTTATCGATGAAATTCATCGCCTGCATCCTGTTGTTGAGGAATACCTTTACGCAGCCATGGAGGATTTTCGCATCGATATTTTGATTGATTCAGGCCCAAATGCACGATCAGTCCAAATAAAACTCAATCCTTTTACTTTGGTCGGAGCTACAACACGCAGTGGTCTTTTAACTGCTCCGTTGCGTTCTCGTTTTCAAATCCAAGCAAGACTTGATTATTACGATGCTGAAACATTGAAAAAAATTATTATTCGGGCAGCCAACATTATTCAAGTTCCCATCGACGAAAATGCAGCTTTTGAGATCGCCCGTCGCAGTCGAGGTACTCCTCGAATTGCTAATGCATTGCTTAGGCGTGTTCGTGATTTCGCTCAAATTAAAGGCACAGGAATTATTACACTTCCAATTACTGAAATGGCCTTGCAAGCTCTCAATATTGACCCTAATGGACTGGATGAAATGGATGTGCGCATACTTTCCACCATTGTCGAAAAATTTAATGGGGGTCCTGTAGGGCTCAATTCTATAGCTGTCGCTGTAGCCGAAGATCCAGGTACCATTGAAGAAGTCTATGAACCTTATCTGATACAACAAGGTTTTATACACCGAACCCCAAAAGGAAGAGAAGCCACCAATAAGGCTTTTGCTCTATTCGGTAGAAAAAAACAAAATGTACAACCAGGCTTATTCGATTAA
- a CDS encoding aldehyde dehydrogenase family protein: MIKLFKPWIGGKFVESGNRIIIRNPYDTSPVGETCLVMEDLMDEAIQKAFEIFEVFKKTPSYRRYTILMNIAHLLENRRNDAAMIIACEAAKPLKLALAEVDRAIQVFRIAAEEAKRIGGEYVRLDWTPAGEGKTGIVQWFPRGVVGGISPFNFPLNLAVHKIAPAIAAGCPIVLKPSSKTPLSTLFLAELMAQTELPEGVVSIVPATATIGQMLVTDPRPEVLSFTGSAEVGWKMKSMAGKKKVILELGGNAGVIVTPSSNLAKAIPKIVSGSFSYAGQVCIHTQRIYVHNSIFESFISDFVSASKKLRIGPPQDISTDFTSMIDEDNAIRVEEWVQEALDQGAKLLLGGKRQGGLFPPTILTNTSYEMKVCQLEIFGPVVTVEPYHTFEEALSYVNNSRYGLQAGVFTNAWNEIQMAFDQLQVGGVIINDVPTFRVDHMPYGGMKDSGFGREGVRYAMESYMERKLLVLGL; the protein is encoded by the coding sequence ATGATAAAACTTTTTAAACCCTGGATAGGGGGAAAATTTGTCGAAAGCGGCAATCGTATCATCATTCGAAATCCTTACGATACATCTCCCGTAGGGGAAACCTGTCTTGTCATGGAAGATCTAATGGATGAAGCTATTCAAAAAGCTTTTGAGATTTTCGAGGTGTTTAAGAAAACTCCATCATATAGAAGATATACCATTCTCATGAACATTGCTCATTTACTAGAGAATAGACGTAACGACGCCGCTATGATTATTGCTTGCGAAGCAGCTAAGCCTTTAAAACTTGCTCTAGCAGAAGTAGACAGGGCTATTCAAGTTTTTCGCATTGCTGCCGAAGAAGCCAAACGTATCGGGGGTGAATATGTACGTTTGGACTGGACACCAGCTGGAGAAGGCAAAACCGGTATCGTTCAGTGGTTCCCTCGAGGAGTTGTAGGAGGTATCAGTCCATTTAACTTTCCACTCAACTTAGCTGTTCATAAGATAGCACCTGCCATTGCTGCAGGTTGTCCGATCGTTCTTAAGCCCTCTAGCAAAACACCACTTAGTACATTATTTTTGGCAGAATTAATGGCACAAACCGAATTGCCCGAAGGAGTCGTTTCTATTGTTCCTGCAACCGCTACAATTGGTCAAATGCTCGTAACAGATCCCCGACCAGAAGTACTATCATTCACTGGTAGTGCTGAAGTTGGATGGAAAATGAAATCCATGGCAGGCAAGAAAAAAGTTATTCTTGAGTTAGGAGGAAACGCTGGTGTTATCGTTACTCCATCCTCTAATTTAGCAAAAGCTATACCCAAAATTGTCAGTGGCTCATTTTCGTATGCAGGTCAAGTTTGCATTCACACACAGCGGATTTATGTGCATAATTCAATTTTCGAGTCATTTATCAGCGACTTTGTTTCAGCATCGAAAAAATTACGTATAGGACCTCCACAGGATATTTCAACAGACTTCACAAGCATGATCGACGAGGATAATGCCATTCGCGTCGAAGAATGGGTTCAAGAAGCTCTAGATCAAGGTGCCAAGCTACTTTTAGGTGGAAAACGTCAAGGAGGGCTATTTCCTCCAACTATTCTTACAAACACCTCTTACGAAATGAAAGTCTGTCAGCTCGAAATCTTCGGACCAGTTGTAACCGTTGAACCATATCATACATTTGAAGAAGCTCTAAGTTATGTTAACAACAGCAGGTATGGCCTACAAGCTGGAGTTTTTACCAATGCTTGGAATGAAATTCAAATGGCATTCGATCAATTACAGGTCGGTGGTGTTATCATCAACGATGTACCCACCTTCCGTGTAGATCACATGCCATACGGTGGCATGAAAGACAGTGGATTCGGGCGGGAAGGTGTTAGATATGCTATGGAATCATACATGGAAAGAAAATTACTGGTACTGGGTTTATAG
- a CDS encoding SBBP repeat-containing protein: MKIKIILIALIALYFYVGGQTVIPITSSNLGLYDQLFIENKGQWDPDVLFFCRADGCDIWITKHGLNCLFYQIKNQEGSSELERLRTNPKWGDSLPLVQKEFIGHRILLTFHNINSNLVAEGSQKVETYFNFFTGSDSTKHVTKAGVYKEVAIKNIFDGIDVHYFFKGDTLHSRFIIRSDAKSSDIKFNLTGQVYDNIKGNKLFLKLSFKEIPFLEWNVLQDQQNMTCELKKSVNEYLLIPRSYENDKSIQVDLTFSPLRVEHSIVLRDIHFNNGSLYLCGHGLAIMYGSKIGSFTLRDGKFYDTYVLKMNSVTRKIEFATFIGGDDQEEGNALTIDKNGNIYVTGISFSKNFPVTAFAFQKKLVGFNDIFLTKLNSTGSQILFSSYAGGGFNDEANDIVVDGSGNIYLTGITTSWNFPVTTNAFQPKHQASFADAFLIEFNPENLSIDYATYLGGVLRDDAMAMAVDKNGRLYVVGKTQAEDFLVTPNAYQKQKKSYGDDIFLTVFADNHQVLYSTFLGGSGDDVPLDMFVDDSGYVYVGGYTSSLDFPIFGKCFQEKFGGGEYDGFCIKFHLEKGLVSSTFIGGEGNDRVTSLKENSQGEILLTGHTSSSNLVAILKGGQRQKTKGKDVFVLKTNSNFSEALYTDCLDFEKVDVSAGMVLDLLDRIFILVNSHPTSNF, from the coding sequence ATATTTCTACGTAGGAGGACAAACGGTCATACCGATAACTTCCAGCAATCTAGGACTGTACGATCAGTTGTTTATCGAAAATAAAGGGCAATGGGATCCTGATGTTTTGTTTTTTTGTCGAGCAGATGGTTGTGACATATGGATCACAAAACATGGGTTGAACTGTTTATTTTACCAGATCAAAAATCAAGAAGGCTCTTCAGAACTTGAGCGTTTAAGGACCAATCCAAAATGGGGAGATTCATTGCCTTTAGTGCAAAAGGAGTTTATAGGACATCGGATTTTGCTTACCTTTCATAATATCAACTCAAATTTAGTCGCCGAAGGATCTCAGAAAGTAGAAACGTATTTTAATTTTTTCACTGGATCCGATTCTACGAAACATGTCACCAAGGCAGGAGTATACAAAGAAGTAGCCATCAAGAATATTTTTGATGGAATAGATGTTCATTATTTTTTTAAGGGAGACACTTTGCATAGTAGATTTATCATACGATCCGACGCCAAATCAAGTGATATTAAATTTAATTTAACAGGCCAGGTTTACGATAATATTAAAGGAAATAAGCTATTTCTTAAGTTATCTTTCAAAGAAATTCCTTTTCTTGAATGGAATGTACTTCAAGATCAACAAAACATGACTTGTGAGTTGAAAAAGTCTGTGAATGAATATTTACTTATACCGCGTTCATACGAAAATGATAAATCCATTCAAGTGGATTTAACTTTTAGCCCACTCAGGGTAGAACATAGTATTGTTTTACGAGATATACATTTTAACAATGGTTCGTTATATCTCTGTGGTCATGGGCTTGCTATCATGTATGGCTCCAAAATAGGTTCGTTCACGCTCAGGGATGGAAAATTTTATGATACATATGTTTTAAAAATGAATTCAGTAACGAGAAAGATTGAGTTTGCAACTTTTATAGGAGGGGATGATCAAGAAGAAGGAAATGCATTGACTATTGATAAAAATGGAAATATTTATGTAACGGGAATCAGTTTTTCAAAAAACTTTCCAGTTACAGCATTTGCTTTTCAAAAAAAACTTGTGGGATTTAATGATATTTTCCTTACAAAATTGAACTCGACTGGATCCCAAATTTTGTTTTCTTCATACGCAGGAGGAGGATTTAATGATGAAGCCAATGATATCGTAGTTGATGGGTCTGGTAACATTTATTTAACAGGAATAACTACTTCCTGGAATTTTCCGGTCACAACGAATGCTTTTCAACCTAAACATCAGGCATCATTTGCAGATGCTTTTCTTATCGAATTTAATCCAGAGAACTTATCAATTGACTATGCCACCTATCTCGGAGGAGTGTTGAGGGATGATGCGATGGCCATGGCAGTAGATAAAAATGGTCGTTTGTACGTGGTGGGAAAAACCCAAGCTGAGGATTTTTTGGTAACACCAAATGCATATCAAAAACAAAAAAAATCCTATGGGGATGATATTTTTCTTACTGTCTTCGCAGATAATCATCAAGTCTTATATTCAACCTTTCTAGGAGGAAGTGGAGATGATGTTCCTTTGGATATGTTTGTGGATGATAGTGGGTACGTGTATGTTGGAGGTTACACATCTTCTTTGGATTTTCCCATTTTTGGTAAATGTTTCCAGGAAAAATTTGGAGGTGGTGAATACGATGGATTCTGCATTAAATTTCATCTAGAAAAAGGTTTGGTTAGTTCGACTTTTATAGGAGGTGAAGGCAACGATAGGGTAACGTCTCTAAAAGAAAATTCACAAGGTGAAATATTACTTACAGGACATACCTCTTCTTCGAATCTTGTTGCTATTTTAAAAGGAGGCCAACGTCAGAAAACTAAGGGAAAGGATGTGTTCGTTTTAAAGACGAATTCAAATTTTTCAGAAGCACTTTACACAGACTGCTTGGATTTTGAAAAGGTAGATGTATCAGCAGGAATGGTACTTGATCTTCTTGATAGAATTTTTATTTTGGTAAATTCCCATCCCACCTCAAACTTTTAA